In the Populus trichocarpa isolate Nisqually-1 chromosome 8, P.trichocarpa_v4.1, whole genome shotgun sequence genome, cacttataattttagaaagttgatttggtcaaatcaggggcttaattgcataattattgaagtttgatggccaattagggacttaattgaaacaatccgaaaccagggacccAACCAGAAAATGCGCTAAAATCAAGGGGTCCAATTACAACTCATCtagggggcttgattacaaaattgtcaAAACAGCCAAGGACCGAatcaaaaatattcattttgaaattttgaaacgacgtcgtttcctTAAAGAGCATTATTCACGTCTCCTTCAAAGAAAGTCGTTTTTAGCAGTAAAACAGGAATACGTTTTGCAGCAAATTGCTCCAATTATGGGGCACATTTTATGGTTGCTATCCCGCTGTCTCCAGATTACAAGGCAACCATTACCATCACAGGGCTTTCCCTGGCTTATAAAAGCCAAAGAAAGACAGTGAAGAAGGGAGAGGGAACGAGACAGTGAGGGGggaaaacagaaacagagaggGGGAGACGAAAGAGACAGGAGGCAGAAGGGaaaggaaaacacaaaaaaaaaaacagagaggagcCGTGGGGAAAGAAAGTTACAGAggaagaaggaaggaaaaaggaGAACCACCGTTGGTCTTCCTCTCCACCGCTGCCACAACGCCGCCACTGAGAAGGGAGTATCGatcaacaggaaaaaaaaaaacagaggctcACGCCTCTGCATAGAGAGGAGAAGAGCCACTGTCGCCCCCTACAGCAACTCCACCAGCCAGCAACCCCCACCACACCGTCTGAAAGCCACCAGCAGCTTCACCCCCACCAGAGACCAAAAGGATAAGAACCAAACAGAAGcagacgaaaaaaaaaacaacagaggCTGGTTCTCTgcacagggaagaagaagaaaagctgcAGCAAACACTGCCCGCCACCGTCATAACCACCGTGAACCATCGTCGGCttcctctccaccgccaccagCATCACTGTGAGCGTCAGCAGGTCAGCCTTCCTCCCTTTccccttttccttcttcttcttcttcactgcaccgtctccactgttcacgtagcatgtgaacagtggagagtgctccactgttcactagGCCGGACAAGtctggcccagcccaaaaatGAGTGGGCCGGGTTCggcccagtaaaaaaaattaaaaatattttcgaaagtttgtaatttttccgcgtataattttattgaatttgcttAATAatggtttctatttttataccataaagatacaaatcccatattaaaatacccggttttcatcgaaacatttaaaaaaaaaaattttgttttcatgcatacggtcaagtctctcaaaaataataataaaaaaaatcatattgtattttcatataacaaagaaaatttcaaaaatatgtattagcatgcattttggctttaataaccagattattaaagtcacgagaacaaggccaatatttcaaaaattccaaaaaaattattttgttttcttttaatatctggggttatgaccttatacgtaagacgtattccggttattaaattcttttgttgacgtcagaattacccgataagataaggatctccttaccaaggaggatttttcttaaaccatagatggaccaacaactagaaaacacgacaagaccttagattttatcagacaataaaacaatgcagcttaccttaggtagggcgtatttagggtgctaataccttccctttacgcaaccagtccccgtacccgatctctgagaccagttagggttctcagtgaccaaaatactaggtggcgactcccattccatttttccactaataaaagacaagaattccttatctccccacatttgccagatagatagaAGATAACAGAAtttgagggtggatgtttttgCCGAGACGCCACACACATGCgacaacaatttaaaacaataatgaaaCAAAACTCCTCTGAACCGAAAGCCAAAGTATAGTTCATAGCTGCTAGAAAATTAACAAcaacagagaaaaaagaaagttgcagagaagaagaagaggcctTGTTTCTACTATGATTTGCATCCTTTACTCTCTCCTTCAACTGCTATCGTTCGTTAGGATTCTTCTCAAAATTATGAGACCTTAATGTTACTTAATTCCTTCTTCTTTATCTAGTCATTAAGGTTGgttaaatccctcagaatttgtgttgaaaattGACTCTGCTGCTATCACAACTCTGCTGTAATTTAGACTACGCTGCAACTTAGACTTtgtttctgacttggtttcttATAATATCCGACCATTATTTCATTCATAAAATGTTAGAGGCTTGATTTGCACCTTTCTTGAATTCTAAGGCCCACTGTTTCTATGTTAGACTCTTAGTCGTAATGGGATGCTCGACGCTGTTAGTTTCCTCATCAGATCAGGAGACCAATCTTATCTTTAAGCTTGTGTTTGGATTTTTaccttcaaaacaattttatctgACCTAACATCCCCATAAATGTTATATACCTGGATGTGTAGATGATTTTGAGTTCTTGAATCACATGATTTTGATATCCGAGACTCAAGATATTCATGTTTAAATCTATATTGTGAAAGCAGAGAATCCTGCTGTAAGGAGGATTTCTACTCGATTTTGCAGGTCTGATTACAGGTCCCAATGAATTCGGATTTATGCTCATAATACCTTCTTGAAAAGCTTTATTTGTGTACTTTAACTTTGATTCAGCTCACATTTAAATTACGGAACTCTAACCTGGTGAAAAGCTCGCCATAAGAAATCAAGTcataaacataaagaaaatattgaatttcttatcttttagtAATTAATTCACAAAGTTTTTTAAGcatactaaatatataaaaataacttttaataagTTCAAATAAgctcaaaacatattaaaaagtatagtataaaaaaaataaaaataaaaataaaaataaaaatatattttacatttatgACATATCCATCGCCTTCCATTGTTTTCTCCTTATCATCCAACAGAAATGTTTCCTGCaaagaaataaatcaacataTTCCCCCGCAGCGGTAATGAGCAGGAACACCAGTCTCATAGTTTCCGGCCCCAGCATATACCATGAACAATCAGAACCCCAACTATCCACCATGTCCAATGCGCAGAGGCACCCAAAGGTAGCTCCCAGAACACATACAAACTTTATATGCAACATACAGAAAGCCTGGAATAGGCagaaccatagttttgaaacccggaccggcccggtaGGTTGACCCGGGcttgggaccggtccgggtctaagtaaaaCCCGGGGGTGGAAGGAAGCAAAACAGAGTAATACCTGGACTCCCTACTGTGAAATAGAACATGGAGAACAGAAAACAATGTTATGCAACCCAAACTCCAACCCCTGCAATTGGCATCTGCAGATCAATCACAAAGTCTGTTTCTAAAGGGTTGAGTCGCATCTTTTTCCATCAAAAGATAACCGCCCTATCACAGCCATGCCACAAACTCACCATATCTGCTGACACTTTGTTTCGCGGGAACATCGGCCATGTGATTAGCGTCCCTCAGGGTATGAGAGTAAGATACCGAACACATGAATGAAGAGAACAATATCCAAACCATCAACACTGTCTTCAAAGTACGTACGAATTAAGCCCTTGTATTACATCATTGAGGGGAAACAAAGAGTATATAGATTTATGACCTGGCTCGGGATCTAATCTGATCCAAGACTCTAGCTATTGGTTGGatacgaaatttttttttttttttttactgtaaacaACAAGCCAGACTCATGATCGAATTGATTGGTCAGGCCAGATCAGGCTTTATGACGATGAAACCCTCAAGGTctagctaaaaaaaaactagtttgctAGGTCATTTCACCCTCTCACTATAAGATTGCAGGATATTAGCGACGGAATGGTTCTCATTAATTACCACATCATTAATTGCATTAAGATTAATTCATGTAACATTTAGCGTAGGTAAAATTAACAGGATCAAGATCTAGTCCTTTTGCTGGCATTTGAATGTCTTGGTTTCTGTTGctggaaattaattttagtatcaGTTCCTTGATGTTTATTCTTCTTCCTCTGGACGTATTGGTCGTATACATATGGCCAAGGcctcatttaaatatttttattaataatattgatcacattcatcaaaaaaagaagaagaaaaaattttaGAACAAAAGGCATTCATATCTTTAAATTTAAGCAAACTGCGGTTTTATTAGCCAAAAAGCACATATATAATAGTAGCATTACATTACAAAAAGGAGTAGAAGTACGTAAACTAGCTCTCAGCACAAACTACATATAGTAGCTAATACTCAATATACTTAATTACACATCCGACACCTATAGTATGATTTATAACATTATTGCaagctatttatatatatagatatattcaTGCATTAGCATATATGGATGTTATGAGCAACCAGAAcatgtttcataatttatttggttAGTGCCTGATGCGTAGCTAAGCTAGTTCATCGATGGATCAAACCCATAACGCGCCAGCACGTTTAAGCATTGGGATTAAGGAACGATTAAGGTGAAGGCTCATCACCTCATTGGCTCCACCCACAAGTTCACCACCAATGAACACGGCAGGCAATGTTGGGCATCCAAACCTTGAGAGTGCTTGCTCAATTTCCCTTCCTCTAGGCATCTCATCGAGCTCATGGACAGCCACGTTCACCCCAAACTCATTGAAGAGAGTCTTGATGGTGTGGCACATACAGCAACTGCTCTTGCTGAAGATCACAACTGGTCTCTCGGATGCCAAATTTGTCACCCTCTCCATTTCCAAATCAACGAGCAAGAAACTAATGCCAATGACTTAGCGagttattttaattacaagCTAGCTAGAAGTCTCAAAACCGATCGAGCAGGAGAGAAACAAATGATGTAGGTAGCTAGTAAGGAATATTGTGATGGACAGTTAAGTTTTTTGGTTGTGAGGTGCTTGATATCATGAGACTCGTATATATAGGGTTAAATTTGAAGGTTTTGGGTGGATTGGCAATGGTAGCAAAGAGAAAAAGATTTGATTGCGAAGCAAAAGAAGAATGTTCTGCTAGATATTTCGGACGGTTTCTAAAATCACTGATCGATTGATACATGACACAAATAGAAGTGACACCACACGGAAAGTAATTGCACGATATAGATGAAGAATCTTTCATACGGAAGATAGAGACGTGCCCTTTGTACGGTTGTTTCACATTATCAAAATAATGACAATATGTTATCTTACACATGCAAATTGTTCTGTAACTTCTATCCAAAGTTTGATGATCTATGTATTAAAGTGCATTTTGATCAATTTCCTTTGCATGGAGGCATATGTGCTGAGTTGTAGATAGAAGTTGGATTTATCCAATTGGGACCTTTCTCTGATTGTGTTGAGATTCGCATCCAATTCATCAAGAATGGATAGGTAAGTGAGGGAGAAGAAGGTAAGAGAAAGCACTAGTATGCATGCTCTTGAAAGTTCTAACAAATTTAGCCCTAATCAAGTTCCATTTGCATAATTAGTAACATTAAATCTATCTTCCTTGTAGAAAATTTTACATTAATTCTATatttagagtgtttttatttacaCTACGCAATATACAATACATGCACCGcgttaacaaataaataattttgttttcgtTTGGTGGGTTTTTCAACACAACCATGTTCAATTAGAAATCTAGAACTAGCATATAATAGCTTTTTTTGTCCTTGTAATTGTTCTTGATTTTATCTGTCATAAATAGATTTGTGTTCCAGCTTATAAGTAGGTAGAACAGCTTTCATGATCTTTGCTCATTACTTCTCCATTTAATGCTCGCAATCCctaattaacaaactaaatttggATGGCTGTGGaatgaaaatttatcaagaataaTAGTAGAACATGCATACACCACAATTTCTAGCTTGACAGAAACTTCTTCTAGACATGCAagaaatccttttctttcttttctgggtGCTAATGAGCTAAGCCTCCCCTCACTTTCGGGCACATAGTTTTTTTGCCAATTACAGTGACTGTTCACGAAAAGATAAGACAAATGCCGAGAGGTCCCCAACACCAACCTtgcttttgtatttctttttatattttttcacgtcacagttccctttttttttttcatttgaattattttcttcagTAGTTGATCTATGTGTAtgtataaaaaacacttaagtttaattaaattgtttagtgATTAAGAGTCACAACTAAGATTTTTATGTCTAAACAGCTCATATACCATTCCATAAAATAAtcactataattattataaagtaatgatcaattaaaatgaaaattctaTTGCTAGCTATAGAACATGATAATCTAAGTTTCataatagatttttaatttttatatataatatttttctaagaacTCTGCTGAAAATTGGAGATGGTATTTCTGGTTCTACAAAAACCCCAttattaactatatataaagttatttcactttcttcttcctcttcttttcgtCATCACCCATTCGAATCTTGGTCGTAAATTTGATTGCAATGTCAAAAGCATACATACTGATGTATATGTTATTGGTTTCTCACAAATCATTCACGCAGGgaaaatcatgaaacaaaattatttgggaGTAATTCTTAGAATCACGTTAGATAAATCTAGAGttatttaaagatttattatatCTGATCTTATtcagttttgaataattttttaaagactgAGTTATCGCAAATCATAAACTGTCTATTTGTTTGGCCTTTAACGGTAATCCATACAAACCACCAACGAGAAATCTTCTAAATCCCTATCTAGAAGAAATGGATTGCTATGCCTAGAGTGCTAGCTCTAATTTTGTATTTACGTAGTTTTTCTATCTAACAAACAATCACTTAGTTGAGAATAATGGAATGTGTTAGGTTGTGCCTTAGCCaaccttcctatttatatagaGGCAGCAGAACACTGCAGTAACTGTAATGATTACAACatcctatattaattttctattctgaTAGATATATGAGTAACTGTAATGATTACAACATACTATATTAATTTCCTATTCTGATAGATACAtgatatacattctataatatgccccctcaagctgagggtggGGGATCAACCCGAAGCTTGAACCGAAAAGCAGTAAAGGATGCAACAGGAAGCGGTTTAGTGAAGACATCGGCAAGTTGATCCCGAGAGGGAACAAAATGAATCTGAATTTCTTTCTTGGAAACACGGTCACGGACAAAGTGATAATCCACTTCAACATGCTTAGTACGAGCATGGAAGATAGGATTTGCTGAGAGATAGGTAGCAccaagattatcacaccaaatggtaGGAGCAGAGACTGAGGGAACCTGCAAATCTGTTAACAAGTATTGAAGCCAAATGACTTCAGCGGTACCATCAGCAAGggctttatactcagcctcAGTAGATGAGCGAGCAACAGTGCGTTGCTTGCCGGATTTCCAAGAAATCAGCGTCTGACCAAAAAAGACAAGATAGTCGCCCGTAgacttgcgatcatcaatactaccagcccaatctgcatctgtaaaGCCATGTAGAGCAAAAGAGGATCCTCGAGTGATATGGAAACCATAAGATGTCGTACCTTTAAGATAGCGTAAAATACGTTTGACAGCGGcccaatgagaatctgtaggagcatgcataaactgacataCTCTGTTAACAGCAAAGCATATATCTGGACGAGTGAAGGTaagatattgaagagcacccACGATATGATGAAATCGTGTAGGATCAGAGAATGAATGATCCGGTAATAAAATGACTTTCGAAGGGGAGACTGGAGTATCAACTGGTTTGCAGGAAGTCATACCAGCTCGGGTGAGGAtgtcaataatatatttatgttgacgCAGCATTAAACCCATACCGGTAGACTGAACTTCAATACCCAGAAAGTAGTGAACAGCAcctaagtcacgaagcttgAACTCAGAGCTGAGTAACTGTATAAGGTGATGGAGCATAGCAGAGTTGCTACCCGTgagcagaatatcatcaacatacaccaggagataaaagatattagtaCCATCAGATAAGATAAACAGggaggtgtcaaccttggaaGCTCGGAAACCGATGGAGAGCAAAAAATCACTTAGACGAGTGTACCATGCTCTCGGTGCctgtttcaaaccatacaatGATTTGTGCAATCTGCACATATGAGATGGAAGAGAAGAGTCAACGAAACCTGGAGGctgtttcatgtagacctcttcagtaagaacaccattgaggaagacattatgaatatcaagctgATAAATCTTCCAATTTCGTGAAACCGCGATAGAGAAAACCAATCGGACAGTGGCCTGCTTAATAACTGGACTGAAggtttcagaataatcaataCCTTCCTGCTAGGTAAAACCTCTAGCAACAAAGCACGCTTTATAGCGCTCAATACTACCATCAACATGACGTTTGATCCGATATACCCATATACTGCCAACAACGTTCATCGAAGGATAAAATGGAACCAAAGACCAAGTGCGATTTTCGCGTAAAGCGGTGATCTCATCACACATAGCATTATGCCAAACTGCATACCGGTCAGCATCAGAGAATGCAAAAGGCTCAGAAGAGGGAGAATACAGTACCCGTGTGGAGGTAGAAGTAGCGGCAGCGGAAGCAACCAGATTAGCTGTCTTCGGCTGCCGCGGTCTAAGAGTCATAGGATGTCTGTTGTGTGCTGGTAGGGACGCAGGGGAAGACGGTTGTAGCGAGGATACATGTGGCAGCTGATAAGAAGACAAATCAACCATAAGTTGCAGACCAGCGGGAGAGGATGATAAAGAAGCAGCCTCAAGCACAGGACTGTCAGCAGAGGAGGGGCTGGAAGCAGAGACTGAAGCTGCAGGAGTGCTGGCCAGGGAGGGCGAAGCAGAGGAGGGATTAGAAAGTGCCCTAAGACCATGAGGAGAGGAGACCAATTGACGATCTGAACCTGCATCATAAGGGTTAGATAAACAAGCATGGGATGATGGCCAAGGGATGGGTGGAGGCTGTGGTCGGGTGGCTGTTTGGATTGGCAGAGCGGAGTGTTGTGGGCTGTGTGGGTGGCTGGTGAAAGTGGGTGGCGGTTGGTGGTTTAGCAAATTTAGGAGGGTGACAGTAGCGGGTGGGGTGGGGGTTGTGGTGGAGACCTTTGCAATCTGTTCAGAATTATCAAATGGAAACACATGTTCATGGAAGCGGACATGACGAGAAATATAAATACGGTGAGATGCGATGTCAAGACATCGATAACCAAGATGCGAggaactatataaaaaaaaacacatgaagaggaacgaaaatccaatttatgattattatatggacgcaaaaaaggaaaacagagacACCCAAAGGTAcgtaaaaaatgataatcaggAGACCGttgaaataaacaatcaaacggAGAGCGATGGGCAAGAACAGGAGTAGGCATGCGATTTATAAGATAAACAGAggttttaaaagcaaaattccAGAATCGAAAAGGTGCTTTACATTGCCCTAAAAGAGTAAGACCTGTTTCCACAATATGCCTATGACGACGCTCTACTGTTCCATTTTGTTCATAAGTGTGGGGACAAATCAgacgatgatgaataccaatggtcTGAAAAAAAGTGGATAATTTTCGGTATTCACCGCCCTaatcagtttgaacagattttatttttaatgaaaattgacgTTCGACAAGAgtctgaaattgatgaaaaacagaGTAAACATCAGACTTGGCAACGAGAGGATAATACCATACATATTTAGTATAagcatcaacaaagataacaaaataacgaTAGCCatctgaagaaaaaagaggagcaGGGCCCcatacatcactaaaaattaattcaagtggagcagaagttttgtgacccgtaggTTCTAAAGACAAACGCGATGATTTTCCTAAAGGACaactttgacattgaaaattaagacgtttgttgttacaaatgatcttatttttcaagattaacaattgaaaaatacatgAAGTAAGATGACCTAGTCGACGATGCCATAAATCGGCAGAGGCAGAAGTGTAGGGAGACCAATAGGCTTGAGGAACTGACGTGACGGAAGACTTGGTCAGGGCATAGAGACCATCTTTACTCTGACCTGAGAGAAGGACTTCATGGGTGTTGaaatccttgacataaaacacacgagggtgaaattcaaaataaacattattatcaagACATAATTTCTGAACAGAGAGCAGAGGTTTCGTGATTGcaggaacatgaagaacattagatAAGGTGAAAGAACGATGtggtgtatatatttttgtatgaccAAGATGAGATATAGGAAggcccttaccatcaccaacatgcaaattatcATTACCAAGATACGGTTCTGAAGCGGTCAAGGTGGCAAGATCAGGTGTGACGTGTTGATTGGCCCCAGTATCCGGAAACCAATCAACAGAACCAGTTGAGGAGAGATTGCGCTGCACCAGGTTGGCAGTAGGTTGTTGGCCATAACCTCGCTGCTGGAATTGAGGGCAATGGGGAGCTGTATGGCTGAAATTCTGACACAGTTGGCAGCGTGGATTCTGCCCCCTATTGCGCTGCCAAGAGCCCTGCCTATTATCACCGAAGGAGGAGTTTTGGAAGCTTCGGTGATCAGGTCTGGAGCCAGCAAATCGGTTGCCTCTGCTGTTGGACTGGTTGGGACGCCAGCCACCATTGAAGCGGCCCCTGCTGCGACCAGAATTGCCAAAAGTCTGGCGCTGCACAACAAGAGCAGAAGATGG is a window encoding:
- the LOC112325098 gene encoding monothiol glutaredoxin-S2; protein product: MERVTNLASERPVVIFSKSSCCMCHTIKTLFNEFGVNVAVHELDEMPRGREIEQALSRFGCPTLPAVFIGGELVGGANEVMSLHLNRSLIPMLKRAGALWV